In Agromyces sp. G08B096, a genomic segment contains:
- a CDS encoding acyl-CoA dehydrogenase family protein gives MTPEQLLTDDLIDRIRERAAGYDERNAFFDEDLAELREAGYLRGLVPADLGGLGWSLEDAVRAQIRLAGAAPATALAVNMHLVWTGVAKVLRDRGDDGLEWLQREAAAGEVFGFGISEAGNDLMLFGSRTVAEPQAGGGYRYTGRKVFTSLSPAWTRLGTMGLDTASEDAPKLVYGFIDREDPDVRVLDDWNTMGMRASQSRTTVLDGAFAAPDRIVRRLDPGPNADPLIFGIFACFELLLAAVYTGIGGRALELSIAAARRRTSMKHDGRPLADDPDIRWRIADAALAYDGIEPQLTSLARDVDALADHGRFWFAKLAGAKVRATETAKHVVDQAVRVAGGSSYFAGNELGRLYRDVLAGIFHPSDDESAHSTVATAWIGPVGG, from the coding sequence GTGACTCCCGAACAGCTGCTCACGGACGACCTCATCGACCGGATCCGCGAACGGGCGGCCGGGTACGACGAACGCAACGCCTTCTTCGACGAGGACCTCGCGGAGCTCCGCGAGGCGGGCTACCTCCGCGGCCTCGTGCCCGCCGACCTCGGCGGGCTCGGCTGGTCGTTGGAGGACGCGGTGCGCGCCCAGATCCGGCTCGCTGGAGCCGCCCCGGCGACGGCCCTCGCGGTGAACATGCACCTCGTCTGGACGGGGGTCGCGAAGGTGCTGCGCGATCGAGGCGACGACGGGCTCGAGTGGCTGCAGCGCGAGGCGGCGGCCGGCGAGGTCTTCGGCTTCGGTATCAGCGAAGCCGGCAACGACCTCATGCTCTTCGGCTCGCGCACCGTCGCCGAGCCGCAGGCGGGCGGCGGCTACCGGTACACGGGCCGGAAGGTCTTCACCTCCCTCTCGCCCGCCTGGACCAGGCTCGGCACGATGGGTCTCGACACCGCGTCGGAGGACGCGCCGAAGCTCGTGTACGGCTTCATCGACCGCGAGGACCCCGACGTGCGGGTGCTCGACGACTGGAACACCATGGGCATGCGGGCGAGCCAGAGCCGCACGACGGTGCTCGACGGCGCGTTCGCCGCACCCGATCGGATCGTGCGCCGGCTCGACCCGGGTCCCAACGCCGACCCGCTCATCTTCGGCATCTTCGCCTGCTTCGAGCTCCTGCTCGCAGCCGTCTACACCGGCATCGGCGGGCGCGCGCTCGAACTCTCGATCGCCGCGGCGCGTCGCCGCACCTCCATGAAGCATGACGGTCGTCCCCTCGCCGACGATCCCGACATCCGCTGGCGCATCGCGGATGCCGCCCTCGCGTACGACGGCATCGAGCCGCAGCTCACCTCGCTCGCCCGCGACGTCGACGCGCTCGCCGACCACGGACGGTTCTGGTTCGCCAAGCTCGCCGGCGCGAAGGTGCGGGCGACGGAGACCGCGAAGCACGTCGTCGACCAGGCGGTGCGGGTGGCGGGCGGCTCGTCGTACTTCGCCGGCAACGAGCTCGGCCGGCTCTACCGAGATGTGCTCGCGGGCATCTTCCACCCGTCGGACGACGAGTCGGCGCACTCGACCGTCGCGACGGCGTGGATCGGGCCGGTCGGCGGCTGA
- a CDS encoding DUF4349 domain-containing protein, with the protein MRSATTPRIRSAAIVAGLAALLLAGCTAGGQDASTVSVEPAPAQPDLPVEMLPEDSAGGTADGARELTAEASDADRSVITTAWVSITVDDPIATADDAADLATEAGGRIDSRTETPGTDVQPANAQLVLRVPAEDLDGVVDALRELGTVTQVSMNASDVTQQRQDLDARIEALTTSVDRLTELLAQATTTTDLIAIESELTTRQAELDSLTQQRALLVDQVEYSTLSVDLVTEQAAPDPKPDTFWDGVVAGWEALTGFFAGLAVVLGVLLPWLLAAAVIAAVVLVVVLLATRGARRQRREGATPNASGASGGDEARPAPHREDAGA; encoded by the coding sequence ATGCGCTCCGCCACGACGCCTCGAATCCGCTCGGCCGCCATCGTCGCCGGCCTCGCCGCCCTGCTCCTCGCGGGATGCACTGCCGGCGGCCAGGATGCCTCGACGGTCAGTGTGGAGCCGGCCCCGGCCCAGCCCGATCTTCCGGTCGAGATGCTGCCGGAGGATTCGGCAGGCGGCACCGCCGACGGCGCGCGCGAGCTCACGGCCGAGGCATCCGACGCCGACCGCAGTGTCATCACGACGGCCTGGGTCTCCATCACCGTCGACGACCCGATCGCCACCGCGGACGACGCCGCGGACCTCGCGACGGAGGCGGGCGGTCGCATCGACAGCCGCACCGAGACGCCGGGCACCGACGTGCAGCCCGCAAACGCCCAGCTGGTGCTGCGCGTCCCGGCCGAGGACCTCGACGGCGTGGTCGATGCGCTTCGCGAGCTCGGCACCGTGACGCAGGTCTCGATGAACGCCTCAGACGTCACTCAGCAGCGGCAGGACCTCGACGCCCGCATCGAGGCGCTCACGACCTCCGTCGACCGGCTCACCGAGCTCCTCGCGCAGGCCACCACGACGACCGACCTCATCGCCATCGAATCCGAGCTGACGACCCGGCAGGCCGAGCTCGACAGCCTGACCCAGCAGCGCGCCCTCCTCGTCGACCAGGTCGAATACTCGACGTTGTCGGTCGATCTCGTGACCGAGCAGGCCGCTCCCGACCCGAAGCCCGACACCTTCTGGGACGGCGTGGTCGCGGGCTGGGAGGCGCTCACCGGGTTCTTCGCCGGCCTCGCGGTCGTGCTCGGCGTGCTCCTGCCCTGGCTCCTCGCCGCGGCGGTGATCGCCGCCGTCGTGCTCGTCGTCGTGCTCCTCGCCACCCGAGGCGCCCGACGCCAGCGGCGCGAAGGTGCGACGCCGAACGCCTCGGGCGCCTCCGGCGGCGACGAGGCCCGCCCGGCGCCGCACCGGGAGGACGCCGGGGCGTAG
- a CDS encoding aldo/keto reductase — MPLTPAPRLTLADGASIPQLGYGLYKVPPGDARRLSLAAIDAGYRHLDTAAFYGNEREVGEAVRDAPVAREELVVTSKVWKDDNGYDSTLRAFDASIARLGLDLLDLYLIHWPVPSTDRYVDTWRALVRLQEEGRVRSIGVANFHAHHLERLIDETGVAPVLNQVELHPWLPQAELRRFHDTRGIRTEAWSPLARGRVLDDPVLARIAAKHARTPAQVVLRWHVQLGNVVIPKASTPERIRENLDVFGFALDGDDLAAIGALESGERTGRDPDDD; from the coding sequence ATGCCGCTCACCCCCGCCCCCCGCCTGACGCTGGCCGATGGCGCGTCGATCCCCCAGCTCGGCTACGGGCTGTACAAGGTGCCGCCCGGAGATGCGCGCCGGCTGAGCCTCGCCGCGATCGACGCCGGGTACCGGCACCTCGACACCGCGGCGTTCTACGGCAACGAGCGCGAGGTCGGCGAGGCGGTCCGCGATGCGCCCGTCGCGCGCGAGGAGCTCGTCGTCACGAGCAAGGTGTGGAAGGACGACAACGGCTACGACTCGACCCTCCGCGCCTTCGACGCCTCGATAGCTCGGCTCGGACTCGACCTGCTCGACCTCTACCTCATCCACTGGCCCGTGCCCTCGACCGACCGCTACGTCGACACCTGGCGCGCCCTCGTGCGACTCCAGGAAGAGGGCCGGGTCCGATCCATCGGCGTGGCGAACTTCCACGCGCACCACCTCGAACGCCTCATCGACGAGACCGGCGTCGCTCCGGTGCTGAACCAGGTCGAGCTGCACCCGTGGCTTCCCCAGGCTGAGCTGCGGCGCTTCCACGATACGAGGGGCATCCGCACCGAGGCCTGGTCACCGCTCGCCCGGGGCCGGGTGCTCGACGACCCGGTGCTCGCCCGGATCGCCGCGAAGCACGCGCGAACGCCCGCACAGGTCGTGCTCCGCTGGCACGTGCAGCTCGGCAATGTGGTCATCCCGAAGGCGTCGACGCCCGAGCGGATCCGCGAGAACCTCGACGTGTTCGGGTTCGCGCTCGATGGCGACGACCTCGCGGCGATCGGCGCGCTCGAGTCCGGCGAACGCACCGGGCGTGATCCCGACGACGACTGA
- a CDS encoding MFS transporter encodes MGSYSELLKTPGVARIIAAQLTARFPGGMLSLAFLLHVEQQTGSYGSAGLVLAATSIGQAVAGPLTSRLMGRFGMRPVLIITLIVCAGSVVAIGVLPLTVPLYMAIGLVCGLSTPPVQPAVRTIYPKMVNSRQLTPLFSLDASAQEIIWVVGPVVTTFVSTQIGTVWGILLAAVMMVGGGIWFITSPELGRVRIPRSKRRFGVVLARPAVLLATVVGFLLIGACAAIEAGVVAVFGHGGAEAGLVLAIFSIGSLAGGLFLGHVPISPWSTARRMLIVFAGTALAAFVMDFWWLSLTLLIAGIGIAPALAVLFAIVSASVKFSDTAEAYGWVGTGQLIGAALGSALAGFLIDGYGAQGAFIAATGLALLGVVAASIGRPWHPDLRGRDASPIPDTEPVPLTPS; translated from the coding sequence GTGGGGAGCTACTCGGAACTGCTGAAGACGCCGGGCGTCGCGCGCATCATCGCCGCGCAGCTCACCGCCCGATTCCCCGGCGGCATGCTCTCGCTCGCGTTCCTGCTGCACGTCGAGCAGCAGACGGGCTCCTACGGGTCCGCGGGCCTCGTGCTCGCAGCCACCTCGATCGGCCAGGCGGTCGCGGGGCCGCTCACCAGCCGGCTCATGGGCCGGTTCGGCATGCGGCCCGTGCTCATCATCACGCTCATCGTCTGCGCGGGCTCCGTCGTCGCCATCGGCGTGCTGCCGCTCACGGTTCCGCTCTATATGGCGATCGGCCTGGTCTGCGGCCTGTCGACCCCGCCGGTGCAGCCGGCCGTCCGCACCATCTACCCGAAGATGGTGAACTCGCGTCAGCTCACTCCCCTCTTCTCCCTCGACGCCTCGGCGCAGGAGATCATCTGGGTCGTCGGCCCCGTCGTCACGACGTTCGTCTCCACCCAGATCGGCACGGTCTGGGGCATCCTGCTCGCCGCCGTGATGATGGTGGGCGGCGGCATCTGGTTCATCACGTCGCCCGAGCTCGGCCGCGTGCGCATCCCGCGCTCGAAGCGCCGCTTCGGCGTCGTGCTCGCGCGCCCGGCGGTGCTGCTCGCGACCGTGGTCGGGTTCCTCCTCATCGGCGCGTGCGCCGCGATCGAGGCCGGCGTCGTCGCGGTCTTCGGGCACGGAGGAGCGGAGGCGGGCCTCGTCCTCGCGATCTTCTCGATCGGCAGCCTCGCCGGCGGTCTGTTCCTCGGCCACGTGCCCATCAGTCCCTGGTCGACCGCGCGCCGGATGCTCATCGTCTTCGCCGGTACCGCGCTCGCCGCGTTCGTGATGGATTTCTGGTGGCTGTCCCTCACCCTTCTCATCGCCGGCATCGGCATCGCCCCGGCCCTCGCGGTGCTCTTCGCGATCGTGTCGGCCAGCGTGAAGTTCAGCGACACCGCGGAGGCGTACGGCTGGGTCGGCACCGGGCAGCTCATCGGCGCCGCGCTCGGCTCGGCGCTCGCCGGGTTCCTCATCGACGGGTACGGCGCGCAGGGCGCATTCATCGCCGCGACGGGCCTGGCGCTCCTCGGCGTCGTGGCGGCGTCCATCGGCCGGCCGTGGCATCCCGACCTCCGCGGCCGCGACGCGAGCCCGATCCCCGACACCGAGCCGGTGCCGCTCACCCCCAGCTGA
- a CDS encoding ABC transporter substrate-binding protein, producing the protein MHTPRLLIPAALAATTALLFTGCVDNTGGAAPESDAPASTIEVDGAAAALLPDEIKEAGVLVVGTDAAYPPNEYKDADGNPIGWDVDLVDALGAKLGLEVQYEIASFDKIIPSITGGTMDLGMSSFTDNAERQKQVDFVDYYEAGILWAAPAGETVDPDDACGLKVAVQATTYEHTDELPAKNQACLDAGKPAIDIVPFDTQDAAANAVVLGQADAMSADSPVTLYAISQTDGKLEAAGEIFDSAPYGFPVQKGSELAAAVQAAMQSLVDDGTYEEILAEWGVEDGGVDTIEINAGS; encoded by the coding sequence GTGCACACACCCCGCCTGCTGATCCCGGCCGCGCTCGCGGCGACCACCGCGCTGCTGTTCACCGGTTGCGTCGACAACACCGGCGGAGCCGCTCCCGAGTCGGACGCGCCCGCCTCGACGATCGAGGTCGACGGGGCCGCCGCGGCGCTCCTGCCCGACGAGATCAAGGAGGCCGGCGTCCTCGTCGTCGGCACCGACGCGGCCTACCCGCCGAACGAGTACAAGGACGCCGACGGCAACCCGATCGGCTGGGACGTGGATCTCGTCGACGCGCTCGGCGCGAAGCTCGGCCTCGAGGTGCAGTACGAGATCGCGAGCTTCGACAAGATCATCCCGTCGATCACGGGCGGCACGATGGACCTCGGCATGTCGAGCTTCACCGACAACGCCGAGCGCCAGAAGCAGGTCGACTTCGTCGACTACTACGAGGCCGGCATCCTCTGGGCCGCGCCCGCAGGCGAGACCGTCGACCCGGATGACGCGTGCGGCCTGAAGGTGGCGGTGCAGGCCACCACGTACGAGCACACCGACGAGCTCCCGGCGAAGAACCAGGCCTGCCTCGACGCGGGCAAGCCGGCCATCGACATCGTGCCCTTCGACACGCAGGATGCCGCCGCGAACGCGGTCGTGCTCGGTCAGGCCGACGCGATGAGCGCCGACTCGCCCGTGACGCTCTACGCGATCTCGCAGACCGACGGCAAGCTCGAGGCCGCCGGCGAGATCTTCGACTCGGCCCCGTACGGCTTCCCGGTGCAGAAGGGCTCGGAGCTCGCGGCCGCGGTGCAGGCGGCGATGCAGTCGCTCGTCGACGACGGGACCTACGAGGAGATCCTGGCCGAGTGGGGCGTCGAGGACGGCGGCGTCGACACGATCGAGATCAACGCGGGCAGCTGA
- a CDS encoding amino acid ABC transporter permease codes for MTGGGEAPTTKVVRLRHPWRVVVAVVLVALVAVFVIDAAQRPAFDWPAVGKYVFDQRITQAAGFTLLLTVLAMIIGIVLGIVLAVMRQSPNPVLKSVAWVYLWVFRGTPVYVQLVFWGLVATIYTSIDLGVPFMEPWVSFPTEAVLNAFWLAVIGLALNESAYMAEIVRAGLLSVDPGQHEAATALGMGWGKTMRRVVLPQAMRVIIPPTGNEVISMLKTTSLVSGVPFTLELYMRSRDISVEIFNPVPLLIVASLWYLAITSVLMVGQYFLEKRFSRGVGARPDGAGGPGAGGAAATGATASIDADPIDPDAAIGSKHGGDAR; via the coding sequence ATGACCGGGGGCGGCGAGGCGCCGACGACGAAGGTCGTCCGGCTGCGGCATCCGTGGCGCGTCGTCGTCGCGGTGGTGCTCGTCGCGCTGGTGGCGGTCTTCGTCATCGACGCGGCGCAGCGACCGGCGTTCGACTGGCCGGCGGTCGGCAAGTACGTCTTCGATCAGCGCATCACGCAGGCGGCGGGGTTCACGCTGCTGCTGACGGTACTGGCGATGATCATCGGCATCGTGCTCGGCATCGTGCTCGCGGTGATGCGGCAGTCGCCGAATCCGGTGCTGAAGTCGGTCGCGTGGGTCTATCTGTGGGTCTTCCGCGGCACGCCCGTGTACGTCCAGCTGGTGTTCTGGGGCCTCGTCGCCACGATCTACACCTCGATCGATCTCGGCGTGCCCTTCATGGAGCCGTGGGTCTCGTTCCCCACGGAAGCGGTGCTGAACGCCTTCTGGCTCGCCGTCATCGGGCTCGCCCTCAACGAGTCCGCGTACATGGCCGAGATCGTCCGCGCCGGCCTGCTCTCGGTCGACCCCGGCCAGCACGAGGCGGCGACCGCGCTCGGCATGGGCTGGGGCAAGACGATGCGCCGCGTGGTGCTGCCGCAGGCGATGCGCGTCATCATCCCGCCGACCGGCAACGAGGTCATCTCGATGCTGAAGACGACGTCGCTGGTCTCGGGCGTGCCGTTCACGCTCGAGCTGTACATGCGGTCCCGCGACATCTCGGTCGAGATCTTCAACCCGGTGCCGCTGCTGATCGTCGCCTCGCTCTGGTACCTCGCCATCACCTCGGTGCTCATGGTCGGGCAGTACTTCCTCGAGAAGCGGTTCTCCCGCGGAGTGGGCGCCCGGCCGGACGGCGCGGGCGGACCGGGTGCCGGCGGAGCGGCGGCGACGGGTGCGACGGCCTCGATCGACGCCGACCCCATCGACCCCGACGCCGCGATCGGCAGCAAGCATGGAGGCGACGCCCGATGA
- a CDS encoding amino acid ABC transporter ATP-binding protein — translation MTDHATGAAAPSTPMVLAEHVSKRFGSNEVLKDISLEVRHGEVLCLVGPSGSGKSTFLRCINHLERVSSGRLSVDGALVGYRESGDTLYELHPKEVARQRRDIGMVFQRFNLFPHMTALENVAEAPVQVKGVSRAQARARALELLDRVGLADRADYYPAHLSGGQQQRVAIARALAMDPKLMLFDEPTSALDPELVGEVLDVMKQLAASGMTMIVVTHEMGFAREVADTLVFMDGGVVVESGDPREVLANPKHQRTQAFLSKVL, via the coding sequence ATGACCGACCACGCCACCGGCGCTGCGGCGCCGTCCACCCCCATGGTGCTCGCCGAGCACGTCTCCAAGCGCTTCGGCTCGAACGAGGTACTGAAGGACATCTCGCTCGAGGTGCGGCACGGCGAGGTGCTGTGCCTCGTCGGTCCCTCGGGGTCGGGCAAGTCGACCTTCCTCCGCTGCATCAACCACCTCGAGCGGGTCTCGAGCGGCCGGCTCTCGGTCGACGGCGCGCTCGTCGGCTACCGGGAGTCGGGCGACACGCTCTACGAGCTGCACCCGAAGGAGGTTGCGAGGCAGCGCCGGGACATCGGCATGGTGTTCCAGCGCTTCAACCTCTTCCCGCACATGACGGCGCTCGAGAACGTGGCGGAGGCCCCGGTGCAGGTGAAGGGCGTCTCGCGCGCCCAGGCACGGGCGCGCGCGCTCGAGCTCCTCGACCGGGTCGGGCTCGCCGACCGCGCCGACTACTATCCCGCGCACCTCTCGGGCGGGCAGCAGCAGCGCGTGGCGATCGCCCGCGCGCTCGCCATGGACCCGAAGCTCATGCTCTTCGACGAGCCGACCTCCGCGCTCGACCCCGAGCTCGTCGGCGAGGTGCTCGACGTCATGAAGCAGCTCGCCGCGAGCGGCATGACGATGATCGTCGTCACGCACGAGATGGGCTTCGCGCGCGAGGTGGCTGACACGCTCGTCTTCATGGACGGCGGGGTCGTGGTCGAGTCGGGCGATCCGCGCGAGGTGCTCGCGAATCCGAAGCACCAGCGGACCCAGGCGTTCCTGTCGAAGGTGCTGTGA
- the hrpA gene encoding ATP-dependent RNA helicase HrpA, which yields MSATITYPPELPVSAQREEIARALREHQVVIVAGATGSGKTTQLPKICLELGRESIAHTQPRRIAARTIAERISEELGVELGGLVGYQVRFTDRVSEGTQIKVMTDGILLNEIHRDRDLRRYDTIIIDEAHERSLNIDFLLGYLKRLLPRRPDLKVIVTSATIDPASFARHFADAAGVPAPVIEVSGRTYPVEIRYRPLVGEPGAGAGSDDADDEGAAASDRDVQRGILDALDELDREPRGDVLVFLSGEGEIRDAEQAVRAHAMRRGGGETEVLPLYGRLSAADQHRVFEPSKVAGLRRRVVLATNVAETSLTVPGIRYVIDAGTARISRYSVRSKVQRLPIEPISQASANQRSGRSGRTSDGIAIRLYAEDDFERRPEFTDPEILRTNLASVILQMASLGLGRIEEFPFLTPPDSRGVRDGLELLRELSALEASDDEGRGPRLTRVGRQLARLPIEPRFARMVLESKAQGVSREVLAIVAGLTIQDPRERPLERREQADASHARFVDPTSDFLTLLNLWNHLEQQQRELSGSAFRRLCKAEYLNYLRVREWQDLYRQLVRLAKPLGLHVAGEAGPPKPDGIHRALLAGLLSHIGLRDDARTSSGRGGAGAGRDGERKGRRQQAEFLGARGARFAVFPGSALAKKPPAAIMSAELVETSRLFARTNAAIDPAWAEPLAGPLVKRTWSEPRWERKQGSAVADEKVTLFGVPIVPKRRIQLSRIDAALARELFVRHALVEEDWDFSRLDRRVFAFVRANRELRRELGELEERTRRRDILAGDEAVFAFYDARVAAEATDARAFESWWRGAFRREPQLLTMRAADLVDTAPDAEDAGYPEQWRQGDQTLRLAYRFEPGTEDDGVSVIVPLVLLPRLEPAGFDWQVPGLRDELITAMLRTLPKVLRRQVVPAAEWAAKISAELPPGPETGEPRDDFASVVAQAIRRLTFAPVDPSDFDFERVPPHLRITFRAVDERGRTVGADKDLAALQTRLAGRAARAVASTFRGEDGGRGRRTEAAAGGAPGSGGQVNGTPTGARAGTASGAASGVPAPAIAERSGLTAWEWERLPEHVDTRQVGNVIRAYPALVDDGASVSLRLTATAEERDAASRRGIRRLLVLATPSPVTYVQDHLSNDEKLRLAQSAYPGPRALLDDCLLAVVDAELRARHPDGLVWTRGEFDAIRDAISATVMERMFDTVSLVSRILRAAREADQAIGRAASLALMSPLADARAQLEALVPSGFVSATGLERLRHLPRYLEGITLRVRKLQADPGRDRRFMTEFEGALSSYTKAGGTVPIPPDADDRLVRARWMLEELRIGLFAQELRAAEPVSPQRIAKALAG from the coding sequence CGGCGTCGAGCTCGGCGGATTGGTCGGCTATCAGGTGCGGTTCACCGACCGGGTGAGCGAGGGCACGCAGATCAAGGTGATGACCGACGGCATCCTGCTGAACGAGATCCACCGAGACCGGGACCTCCGCCGGTACGACACGATCATCATCGACGAGGCGCACGAGCGCAGCCTCAACATCGACTTCCTGCTCGGCTACTTGAAGCGGCTGCTCCCCCGGCGCCCCGATCTCAAGGTGATCGTCACGAGCGCGACCATCGACCCCGCGAGCTTCGCGCGGCATTTCGCGGATGCCGCGGGCGTGCCGGCGCCCGTCATCGAGGTGTCCGGGCGCACCTACCCCGTCGAGATCCGGTACCGGCCGCTCGTCGGCGAGCCCGGCGCCGGTGCGGGCTCGGATGACGCGGACGACGAGGGGGCCGCGGCATCCGATCGCGATGTGCAGCGGGGCATCCTCGACGCGCTCGACGAACTGGATCGCGAGCCGCGCGGCGACGTGCTCGTCTTCCTCTCGGGCGAGGGCGAGATCCGCGACGCCGAGCAGGCGGTGCGCGCCCACGCGATGCGGCGAGGCGGCGGGGAGACCGAGGTGCTACCCCTGTACGGGCGGCTGTCGGCCGCCGACCAGCACCGCGTCTTCGAGCCGTCGAAGGTGGCGGGCCTGCGCCGCCGCGTCGTCCTCGCGACGAACGTCGCGGAGACGAGCCTCACCGTGCCCGGCATCCGCTACGTCATCGATGCCGGTACGGCCCGCATCAGCCGGTACTCGGTGCGCTCGAAGGTGCAGCGCCTGCCGATCGAGCCGATCTCGCAGGCCTCGGCGAACCAGCGCTCCGGCCGCTCGGGCCGCACGAGCGACGGCATCGCGATCCGGCTGTACGCCGAGGACGACTTCGAGCGTCGCCCCGAGTTCACCGACCCCGAGATCCTGCGCACGAACCTCGCGTCGGTGATCCTGCAGATGGCCTCGCTCGGCCTCGGCCGCATCGAGGAGTTCCCGTTCCTGACGCCGCCCGATTCGCGCGGTGTCCGCGACGGGCTCGAGCTGCTGCGCGAGCTGAGCGCGCTCGAGGCATCCGACGACGAGGGACGCGGCCCGCGGCTGACGCGCGTCGGACGCCAGCTCGCCCGCCTGCCGATCGAGCCGCGCTTCGCGCGGATGGTGCTGGAGTCCAAGGCGCAGGGGGTCTCCCGTGAGGTCCTCGCGATCGTCGCCGGGCTCACCATCCAGGATCCGAGGGAACGGCCGCTGGAGCGGCGGGAGCAGGCGGATGCCTCGCACGCGCGCTTCGTCGACCCGACCAGCGACTTCCTCACCCTGCTGAACCTCTGGAACCACCTGGAGCAGCAGCAGCGGGAGCTCTCGGGCAGCGCCTTCCGTCGCCTCTGCAAGGCCGAGTACCTGAACTACCTCCGCGTGCGCGAGTGGCAGGATCTCTACCGGCAGCTCGTCCGGCTCGCGAAGCCGCTCGGCCTGCACGTGGCCGGCGAGGCGGGGCCGCCGAAGCCCGACGGCATCCACCGGGCGCTGCTCGCCGGTCTCCTCTCCCACATCGGCCTGCGCGACGACGCACGCACGTCGAGCGGCCGAGGGGGCGCGGGAGCCGGCCGCGACGGCGAGCGGAAGGGCCGGCGCCAGCAGGCCGAGTTCCTCGGTGCACGCGGCGCCCGCTTCGCGGTGTTCCCCGGCTCCGCGCTCGCGAAGAAGCCGCCGGCGGCGATCATGAGCGCCGAGCTCGTCGAGACCAGCCGCCTGTTCGCGCGGACGAACGCCGCCATCGATCCGGCGTGGGCCGAACCGCTCGCCGGGCCGCTCGTGAAGCGGACGTGGAGCGAGCCGAGGTGGGAGCGCAAGCAGGGGTCCGCCGTCGCCGACGAGAAGGTGACGCTCTTCGGAGTGCCGATCGTGCCGAAGCGGCGAATCCAGCTCTCGCGGATCGACGCCGCGCTCGCCCGCGAGCTGTTCGTCCGGCATGCGCTCGTCGAGGAGGACTGGGACTTCAGCCGGCTCGACCGCCGCGTCTTCGCCTTCGTCCGGGCCAACCGCGAACTGCGGCGCGAGCTCGGCGAACTCGAGGAGCGCACCCGACGCCGCGACATCCTCGCGGGCGACGAGGCGGTCTTCGCGTTCTACGACGCCCGCGTCGCGGCCGAGGCGACCGACGCGCGCGCCTTCGAGTCGTGGTGGCGGGGCGCCTTCCGCCGGGAGCCGCAGCTGCTCACGATGCGCGCGGCCGATCTCGTCGACACCGCACCCGACGCCGAGGACGCCGGCTACCCCGAACAGTGGCGGCAAGGCGACCAGACGCTGCGCCTCGCGTATCGCTTCGAGCCGGGCACCGAGGACGACGGCGTGAGCGTCATCGTGCCCTTGGTGCTGCTGCCGCGGCTCGAACCGGCGGGATTCGACTGGCAGGTGCCCGGCCTCCGCGACGAGCTCATCACCGCGATGCTGCGCACGCTGCCGAAGGTGCTCCGCCGGCAGGTCGTGCCCGCCGCGGAGTGGGCGGCGAAGATCTCCGCGGAGCTGCCGCCGGGACCGGAGACCGGGGAGCCGCGCGACGACTTCGCCTCCGTCGTGGCCCAGGCGATCCGCCGGCTCACCTTCGCGCCCGTCGACCCGTCGGACTTCGACTTCGAACGGGTCCCGCCGCATCTGCGCATCACCTTCCGCGCGGTCGACGAGCGCGGCCGGACCGTCGGCGCCGACAAGGATCTCGCCGCGCTGCAGACACGCCTCGCCGGTCGGGCGGCCCGCGCGGTGGCGTCGACCTTCCGGGGCGAGGACGGCGGGCGCGGACGTCGGACCGAAGCCGCGGCGGGCGGGGCCCCGGGCAGCGGCGGACAGGTGAACGGCACCCCGACCGGCGCACGCGCCGGCACCGCCTCGGGCGCAGCCTCCGGCGTGCCGGCACCGGCGATCGCCGAGCGCTCGGGCCTCACCGCCTGGGAGTGGGAGCGCCTCCCCGAGCACGTCGACACGCGCCAGGTCGGCAACGTGATCCGCGCCTACCCCGCCCTCGTCGACGACGGGGCCTCGGTGTCGCTGCGGCTCACCGCGACGGCCGAAGAGCGGGATGCCGCGTCGCGGCGAGGCATCCGCCGGCTGCTCGTACTCGCCACACCCTCCCCCGTGACGTACGTGCAGGATCACCTGTCGAACGACGAGAAGCTGCGGCTCGCGCAGAGCGCGTACCCCGGCCCGCGGGCGCTGCTCGACGACTGCCTTCTCGCCGTCGTCGACGCCGAGCTGCGCGCCCGGCATCCCGACGGCCTCGTCTGGACGCGAGGGGAGTTCGACGCGATCCGCGACGCGATCTCGGCGACCGTGATGGAGCGCATGTTCGACACCGTGTCGCTCGTGAGCCGCATCCTGCGCGCAGCCCGAGAGGCCGACCAGGCCATCGGCCGGGCCGCGAGCCTCGCGCTGATGTCGCCCCTCGCGGACGCGCGCGCCCAGCTCGAAGCGCTCGTGCCGTCGGGCTTCGTCTCGGCGACGGGCCTCGAGCGGCTCCGTCACCTCCCCCGCTACCTCGAGGGCATCACGCTGCGCGTGCGGAAGCTGCAGGCCGACCCCGGGCGGGACCGCCGGTTCATGACCGAGTTCGAGGGGGCGCTCTCCTCATACACGAAGGCGGGCGGCACCGTGCCGATCCCTCCCGACGCGGACGACCGGCTCGTCCGGGCCCGGTGGATGCTCGAGGAGCTGCGCATCGGCCTGTTCGCCCAGGAACTGCGGGCGGCCGAGCCGGTCTCCCCGCAACGGATCGCCAAGGCGCTCGCCGGCTGA